A part of Terriglobus roseus genomic DNA contains:
- a CDS encoding substrate-binding domain-containing protein: MAGSKTRHYGSGTFDKGLDVLESLERAPEPLRIHDIAQLTSLDRAAVFRLLCTLEDRGYIERLADKRYRAKNRKRMPRVSYIAPLTGNPFREEVTRSLQRAAANSGLQLELVDTGDIELPRDQIDAVLRSGAEAVILFQRRGSLAHLLADRFLQEQIPLISVETPIAGALYFGGNNYRAGLLAGEALGTFARRQWQGNFDKLVLLESSLSAAATMARLTGTVEGLNTTLNIDASTRVIHVDGLASVETSRAACLRVLKSLPRRSKVLISCFNDLSAMGAVQAARALGIADQVAIVGQNGTAEARAELALTSSPLIATVAYFPERYGEELLKLAATVIAHQKTPLAVYVDHILLNRTNLRRYYPRASASSLK, translated from the coding sequence ATGGCGGGGTCGAAGACGCGACATTACGGTTCCGGAACCTTCGATAAAGGACTGGATGTCCTTGAAAGCTTGGAACGCGCTCCGGAGCCGCTGCGGATTCATGACATCGCGCAGCTAACTAGCCTTGACCGGGCTGCTGTTTTCCGCCTCTTGTGTACGCTCGAGGACCGCGGATATATCGAGCGTCTGGCGGACAAACGTTACCGAGCAAAGAATCGCAAGCGGATGCCACGCGTTAGTTACATCGCGCCGCTCACAGGAAATCCCTTTCGTGAAGAAGTCACCAGGAGCCTGCAGCGTGCGGCCGCCAACAGTGGCTTGCAGTTGGAACTTGTCGATACTGGTGACATCGAACTTCCACGCGATCAGATCGACGCCGTACTGCGCTCCGGTGCAGAAGCGGTAATCCTTTTCCAACGTCGTGGCTCACTCGCGCACTTACTCGCCGATCGTTTTCTTCAAGAGCAAATCCCGCTCATCAGTGTAGAAACACCTATAGCGGGTGCTCTCTATTTTGGAGGCAATAACTATCGCGCAGGTCTGCTCGCCGGTGAAGCTTTGGGCACATTTGCACGCAGACAATGGCAGGGGAACTTCGACAAGCTGGTCCTCCTCGAGTCTTCACTTTCTGCAGCGGCGACAATGGCACGTCTTACCGGAACAGTCGAGGGACTAAACACCACGCTCAACATTGATGCGTCTACGCGCGTGATTCATGTGGATGGTCTTGCCTCCGTTGAGACCAGCAGAGCTGCATGCCTGCGCGTATTAAAGTCGCTGCCGCGCAGGAGCAAGGTACTCATCTCGTGTTTCAACGACCTTAGCGCCATGGGAGCGGTGCAAGCGGCGCGAGCGTTAGGAATTGCAGATCAGGTTGCCATCGTCGGTCAGAACGGTACAGCCGAAGCACGAGCTGAACTGGCACTTACCTCGAGCCCGCTCATCGCAACCGTGGCTTATTTCCCCGAACGCTACGGTGAAGAACTTCTCAAATTAGCAGCTACAGTTATTGCCCACCAGAAAACTCCGCTGGCAGTCTACGTCGACCACATCCTTTTGAATCGCACCAATCTCAGGCGTTACTATCCTCGTGCTTCTGCTTCCTCATTGAAGTAG
- a CDS encoding response regulator — MNRQRILIAEDYVRLAEAFRKLLEPEFEVLGIVSDGRTLLREAMRLRPNLITLDLSMPSFDVNEARRQLTEFAPHTKLLIVTMNEDPEIAASALSGWAHGYVLKKSASSELVHAVREVLAGRQYMTPRLVR, encoded by the coding sequence ATGAATCGACAGCGGATTCTTATTGCAGAAGACTATGTTCGACTTGCGGAGGCTTTTCGAAAGCTGCTTGAACCGGAGTTCGAGGTGCTTGGTATCGTGTCTGACGGTCGCACCCTTTTGCGCGAGGCTATGCGATTACGGCCTAACCTCATCACGCTTGATCTTTCGATGCCGTCGTTCGACGTAAACGAAGCCAGGCGACAATTGACTGAGTTCGCACCGCATACGAAACTGCTTATCGTTACGATGAACGAGGACCCAGAGATCGCAGCGAGTGCCTTGAGCGGTTGGGCACATGGTTATGTGCTCAAGAAGTCGGCAAGTTCTGAGCTGGTACATGCTGTTCGGGAAGTGCTAGCGGGAAGACAGTATATGACTCCCAGACTTGTCCGCTGA
- a CDS encoding TonB-dependent receptor, with amino-acid sequence MNPRHFRSSQVLLALPLVAPFILPCSLLGQGSQGQVNGRVADPTGASVAGATVQLMNVATAQVKETTTNAEGYYSFPALLPSEYRLSVSMAGFKTIESRITLDVNQTLKDDVSLQIGETTSKVEVQATAPLVQSETSSTGQIITGQQVLQMPLNGRNVFALSLLVPGASENPGAQSTFSINGARGNQTSVLLDGVDARLFQNGRPAITPSVDAVQEFKIQQNANSAAYGDGLAIINTAIRSGSNSIHGDVWEFLRNNILDAKPYFSKTTPVLKRNQFGFTLGGPLWKDHTFAFGSYEGLRVRQAQTLYALIPTPAQLAGNFSGSAQIYDPFILTAGARTPYANNQIPANEISKIGKAAASLYPAPNLTGVAGYNYVASSSLPDDANQFNIRVDHQISKSDNIFGRFSNTSENAQSYNFPLPYSGTVNSYKGKQAILHETHIFNPNLLNEAAFGWTYGLFSLQLILADHDVATQDFGLTNLKIPTFEQGAPILSVQGYSSMGSPINVPTGGYENNYQFNDDLTWIRGAHTMRFGFEARQYRPAQYDPATPNGNLSFDGRFTGSDATHTGNPVADLILGIPYTATVTQLVTSNGLVVLRWNQYQTYVQDDWKIARNLTLNLGLRYEYNQPFREVHNQANVWDRGCNCFLTPGNGIDGLIKPDRNNFAPRLGFAYSITPRTVIRGGSGIYYGFIRGSELSSGYGLNPPFLASTTVNSASSTPTLTGGIFGPASPAVTPTSNIFSVDHNLPDNYTYQYNLTVQRQLTDTFAVQAAYVGSSAHKLTGRDLINQARVDANPANPTSIASRRPFAGAADISITRAIDQANYNALQVTAEKRMSHGISALAAYTYSKAMGIAEAGDQSAIGNEYVPRHRYYGPTVYSQPHRLTISPTVELPIGRNRAFLNSAPVIVDKLISGWSGNGILTFFKGEFISPTSNISANVGRVDRNFPNCIGNPNLSGSQRTITRWFDTSKIVSQPFGTFGNCATGVIQVPGENNVDLSAVKNTVFHDRYRVEFRAEFFNAFNHPSFGNPNTTVGSPSFGVITSTRTNNRQIQFGLKAYW; translated from the coding sequence ATGAATCCCAGGCATTTCCGCTCCTCCCAAGTCCTGCTTGCACTGCCACTCGTAGCGCCTTTCATATTGCCTTGCTCGTTACTCGGACAGGGCTCTCAGGGCCAGGTCAATGGCCGGGTTGCTGATCCCACGGGCGCATCCGTTGCTGGGGCAACTGTACAGCTGATGAACGTTGCTACGGCTCAAGTGAAAGAGACAACCACCAACGCCGAGGGTTACTACAGCTTTCCCGCTCTGCTACCGAGTGAATACAGGCTCAGTGTCAGTATGGCCGGCTTCAAGACCATCGAATCACGAATCACTTTGGACGTGAATCAGACACTCAAGGATGATGTGTCGCTCCAGATCGGCGAGACGACCAGCAAGGTCGAAGTGCAGGCAACAGCTCCTCTGGTTCAAAGTGAGACGTCATCGACTGGCCAAATCATCACAGGGCAGCAGGTGTTGCAGATGCCCTTGAATGGTCGCAATGTATTCGCTCTGAGCCTGTTAGTACCCGGCGCATCAGAGAATCCAGGGGCGCAAAGCACCTTCAGCATCAACGGTGCACGCGGCAATCAGACCTCTGTATTGCTCGACGGTGTGGACGCCCGCCTCTTTCAAAACGGCCGTCCTGCCATTACTCCGTCGGTTGATGCAGTGCAGGAATTCAAGATTCAACAGAATGCCAACTCTGCCGCATACGGCGATGGTCTTGCCATCATCAACACGGCAATCCGATCAGGCAGCAATAGCATTCATGGTGATGTGTGGGAGTTTCTTCGCAACAATATCCTTGATGCCAAGCCGTATTTCAGCAAGACGACACCCGTACTGAAACGCAATCAGTTTGGCTTTACTCTCGGCGGCCCTCTCTGGAAAGATCACACGTTCGCATTTGGAAGCTATGAGGGACTCCGTGTTCGTCAAGCACAAACGCTCTATGCGCTCATTCCCACACCTGCTCAGCTGGCCGGGAACTTCTCAGGAAGCGCACAGATCTACGACCCGTTTATTCTCACCGCTGGTGCTCGCACCCCCTACGCGAACAATCAAATTCCAGCGAACGAAATCTCAAAGATAGGCAAAGCGGCGGCTTCACTCTATCCCGCGCCCAATCTGACCGGCGTTGCTGGCTATAACTACGTGGCATCCAGTTCCCTACCTGATGATGCCAACCAGTTCAACATCCGCGTCGATCATCAGATCAGCAAATCTGACAACATCTTCGGACGCTTCAGCAACACATCAGAAAATGCACAGAGCTACAACTTTCCTCTGCCCTACAGCGGCACCGTCAACAGTTACAAGGGCAAACAGGCCATTCTGCATGAAACGCATATCTTCAACCCGAATCTACTCAACGAAGCAGCATTCGGCTGGACTTATGGCCTCTTCTCATTGCAACTCATTCTTGCGGACCATGACGTTGCCACCCAGGATTTTGGCTTAACCAATCTCAAGATCCCCACATTTGAACAAGGCGCACCAATCCTGAGTGTGCAGGGCTATTCCTCCATGGGATCGCCTATCAACGTGCCCACTGGTGGTTACGAGAATAACTATCAGTTCAATGACGATCTGACTTGGATACGTGGTGCGCACACGATGCGTTTCGGTTTTGAGGCGCGTCAGTATCGACCTGCGCAGTACGACCCTGCAACGCCGAACGGCAATCTCTCCTTCGACGGGCGCTTCACAGGTAGTGATGCAACGCATACGGGGAATCCAGTTGCCGACCTCATCCTTGGTATTCCCTATACCGCGACGGTGACACAACTTGTCACCTCAAACGGCCTGGTGGTGCTTCGATGGAATCAGTATCAAACATATGTTCAGGACGACTGGAAGATAGCCCGAAACCTTACCCTGAACCTCGGTCTTCGCTATGAGTACAACCAGCCGTTCCGGGAAGTACACAACCAGGCAAATGTCTGGGACCGTGGCTGCAACTGTTTCCTCACTCCCGGTAATGGCATTGATGGGCTGATCAAGCCAGATCGCAACAACTTCGCACCACGTCTGGGTTTTGCCTATAGCATCACGCCGCGTACTGTCATCCGTGGTGGCTCAGGCATCTACTACGGATTCATTCGCGGATCGGAGCTCTCATCGGGTTATGGATTGAATCCGCCTTTCCTCGCGAGCACAACGGTCAACTCTGCTTCCTCAACTCCGACCCTCACGGGAGGCATCTTCGGACCGGCATCACCCGCGGTCACCCCAACTTCCAACATCTTCTCGGTCGACCACAATCTTCCTGACAACTACACGTATCAGTACAACCTCACGGTCCAACGCCAGTTAACTGACACGTTCGCGGTTCAAGCCGCTTATGTCGGCTCGTCCGCACACAAGCTCACTGGACGTGACCTAATCAATCAGGCTCGCGTCGACGCGAATCCTGCGAACCCAACGTCCATCGCTTCACGCAGACCATTCGCCGGCGCGGCAGACATCAGCATCACACGCGCAATCGATCAAGCGAACTACAATGCGCTACAGGTCACAGCAGAGAAACGAATGTCTCACGGCATCTCCGCACTGGCAGCGTACACCTATTCGAAAGCGATGGGCATTGCAGAGGCGGGCGACCAGTCCGCCATCGGCAATGAGTATGTGCCACGCCACCGCTACTACGGTCCGACGGTTTACAGCCAGCCGCACCGACTGACCATCAGTCCCACAGTCGAACTTCCCATTGGCCGCAATCGCGCCTTCCTGAATAGCGCTCCAGTCATCGTGGACAAGCTGATCAGTGGTTGGAGTGGTAACGGCATCCTCACCTTTTTCAAGGGTGAATTCATTTCACCCACCTCGAACATCAGCGCAAACGTCGGCCGAGTTGATCGTAACTTCCCCAACTGCATCGGGAATCCAAATCTCTCTGGAAGCCAACGCACCATCACTCGCTGGTTCGATACATCCAAGATTGTCTCGCAGCCGTTCGGAACATTCGGTAACTGCGCCACCGGAGTCATTCAAGTGCCAGGCGAAAACAATGTCGATCTTTCTGCTGTGAAGAACACCGTCTTCCATGATCGCTATCGGGTGGAGTTTCGTGCAGAGTTTTTCAACGCCTTCAATCACCCCAGCTTCGGAAATCCAAATACGACTGTCGGATCACCATCGTTTGGTGTAATCACCAGCACACGAACAAACAACCGTCAGATTCAGTTCGGTCTGAAGGCATACTGGTAG
- a CDS encoding ABC transporter permease: protein MSRLRRNFAKLNSLFRNNRVEEELAREVTSHLTLLSDDFERRGMSPEEAQLAAKRAYGGVEQAKQAHRDERSLLWIEHAIQDLRYALRMLGRSPGFAAVAILTLALGIGANSAIFSVINAVLLRALPGEDSQRLVVLSWNSHQEPKLNGHSKYGDCDDDNHTRDCAFSVPFYKALRSHTTTFSGLAAFAGPFEVGFSGNGAANIARGEYVSGDYFSTVGVKTVEGRPLSPADDAPSASPAIVLDYGYWQRAFGADPSAVGRTIRLNNVDVAIVGVAERSFTSLTPGKSQDFFMPLSLAMRVQGEQWRTQDRLSDPASWWVVLVGRLKPGVSLEQAQAETTTLFHIEVLHSAKPIFSAGDTPSLRLLPAREALNGASSEIAPMLELIMAAVGFILLIACANVAGLILARSANRQKELAMRQALGAGRARIVRQLLTEGLVLAITGGGLGILVAVWGVHALTSLISSGLNSPFPFVIALDWRVLAFTSCAALATGVVCGLVPSFLSVRADLTPSIRETAPSTSGGASQGGWRFRSGDALVVAQVALSVVVLVGAGLLVRTLHKLQTLDPGFDTQNVLLFGINPSLAGYKDRQTVDLYRQLQERFEAVPGVMSASYSEDALLSGSWSASDVHLDGAPPKTNANTATLRVGPDFFRTMQIPIIAGRLFTPADFASAEATNGVIKAAKQVVASDSPKAANPTGEPQTAPEPILINQAFARKYFPNQNSIGLHVGNRQGDEPSTGPQPGYLIVGIVGNTKYSRLRREIMPTMFLPLVGNSAHFELRTSGDPVALVKQVRAIVAQADNNLPLFDVRTQSQQIEQALYQERLMSRLSSFFAFLALILACIGLYGLLSYEVARRTREMGIRMALGAQRGALMRLVVRRGLLLAMAGAVIGTGAALAVTRLMSAILYDVRPYDPATLAGVCILLVMVALVACLVPARRAMSIDPMVALRNE, encoded by the coding sequence GTGTCGCGTTTAAGACGAAACTTTGCGAAGTTAAACAGTCTCTTCCGCAACAACCGCGTAGAAGAAGAGCTTGCACGTGAAGTGACGTCCCATCTCACACTGCTCTCAGACGATTTCGAACGCCGCGGTATGTCGCCTGAAGAAGCTCAATTGGCCGCGAAGCGAGCCTACGGCGGTGTCGAGCAGGCAAAGCAGGCGCATCGCGACGAACGATCCCTGCTTTGGATCGAGCACGCGATACAGGATCTGCGTTATGCGCTGCGTATGCTGGGAAGATCGCCGGGCTTTGCGGCTGTAGCGATTCTTACACTGGCGCTTGGCATCGGTGCCAACTCCGCGATCTTCAGTGTCATTAATGCGGTGTTGCTACGGGCTTTGCCGGGTGAAGACTCGCAGCGCCTGGTGGTGCTTAGTTGGAATTCACATCAAGAGCCGAAGCTGAATGGACACAGCAAATATGGGGATTGCGACGACGATAACCACACTAGGGATTGCGCATTTTCCGTGCCGTTTTATAAGGCCCTCCGTAGCCACACGACAACATTCTCCGGCTTGGCTGCGTTTGCGGGTCCTTTTGAGGTCGGCTTCAGTGGCAATGGGGCTGCAAATATTGCGCGCGGCGAATATGTCTCTGGCGATTACTTCTCGACCGTCGGCGTGAAGACAGTTGAAGGGCGGCCATTGAGTCCTGCAGATGATGCTCCTTCCGCCTCGCCGGCAATTGTGCTGGACTACGGCTACTGGCAGCGCGCGTTTGGCGCCGATCCTTCTGCCGTGGGCCGCACTATCCGTCTCAACAACGTGGATGTCGCCATCGTGGGCGTTGCCGAGCGGAGCTTCACCAGCCTGACGCCAGGCAAGAGCCAGGACTTCTTTATGCCCTTATCACTCGCAATGCGCGTACAAGGCGAGCAGTGGCGGACACAGGATCGACTATCTGATCCTGCAAGTTGGTGGGTGGTTCTGGTTGGCCGGCTGAAGCCGGGTGTTTCTCTCGAACAGGCACAGGCTGAGACAACCACGCTCTTTCACATCGAGGTACTGCACTCGGCCAAGCCGATCTTCAGTGCGGGTGATACGCCCTCTCTTCGACTCTTGCCAGCGCGTGAGGCTTTGAACGGAGCGAGCAGCGAAATTGCCCCCATGCTCGAACTCATCATGGCTGCGGTGGGCTTTATCCTACTCATCGCCTGCGCCAACGTGGCCGGCTTAATTCTGGCTCGCTCTGCCAACCGCCAAAAGGAATTGGCTATGCGACAGGCACTGGGCGCCGGGCGCGCGCGGATTGTGCGTCAGCTTCTTACCGAGGGCCTGGTGTTGGCAATCACTGGCGGCGGGCTCGGCATCCTGGTTGCTGTCTGGGGCGTACATGCACTCACCAGCTTGATCTCGAGCGGCCTCAATAGTCCCTTTCCGTTTGTCATCGCTCTCGACTGGCGTGTGCTTGCGTTCACCAGCTGCGCTGCCCTCGCCACAGGCGTCGTGTGTGGTCTTGTCCCCAGCTTCCTCAGCGTACGCGCTGACCTTACTCCATCGATCAGGGAGACTGCACCGTCCACCTCCGGTGGCGCATCTCAAGGCGGCTGGCGTTTCCGGTCAGGCGACGCATTGGTTGTCGCGCAGGTGGCACTCTCGGTAGTGGTCTTGGTCGGCGCGGGATTGCTGGTGCGTACCCTACATAAGCTGCAAACGCTCGACCCCGGTTTCGATACGCAAAACGTTCTGCTCTTTGGTATCAACCCGAGCCTGGCAGGATACAAAGACCGCCAAACGGTCGATCTCTACCGACAGTTGCAGGAGAGGTTCGAAGCAGTGCCCGGAGTGATGTCGGCCAGTTATTCCGAGGACGCACTCTTGAGTGGAAGCTGGTCGGCCAGCGACGTGCATCTCGATGGTGCGCCTCCCAAGACGAATGCCAACACCGCCACACTACGAGTCGGGCCGGATTTCTTCCGGACGATGCAGATCCCCATAATTGCCGGCCGCTTATTTACGCCAGCTGACTTTGCGTCGGCAGAGGCGACGAACGGAGTGATTAAGGCGGCGAAACAGGTTGTCGCATCTGATAGTCCCAAGGCCGCGAACCCAACCGGCGAACCGCAGACGGCTCCCGAGCCTATTCTCATCAACCAAGCGTTTGCCAGGAAGTATTTCCCCAATCAGAATTCTATAGGCCTGCATGTAGGCAATAGACAAGGTGATGAGCCGTCAACTGGTCCGCAGCCGGGCTATCTCATCGTCGGCATAGTCGGAAACACTAAATACTCTCGTTTGCGGAGAGAGATCATGCCCACCATGTTTCTGCCTTTGGTGGGCAACAGTGCTCACTTCGAGTTGCGTACCTCCGGCGACCCCGTGGCATTGGTAAAACAGGTGCGCGCCATCGTCGCACAGGCCGATAACAACCTGCCCCTCTTCGATGTGCGCACCCAGTCACAACAGATCGAGCAAGCTCTCTATCAGGAGCGCCTCATGTCGCGCCTGTCGAGCTTTTTTGCATTCCTGGCTTTGATATTGGCGTGCATTGGTCTGTATGGATTGCTCTCTTACGAAGTAGCGCGACGCACCCGCGAGATGGGAATACGCATGGCTCTTGGCGCGCAAAGAGGCGCATTGATGCGGCTGGTGGTGCGGCGCGGACTTCTTCTGGCGATGGCCGGCGCAGTCATTGGCACGGGCGCGGCTCTGGCAGTGACACGCCTCATGTCCGCGATCCTTTATGACGTGCGCCCTTATGACCCCGCGACCCTTGCGGGGGTGTGCATTCTGCTTGTGATGGTGGCGCTAGTTGCGTGCTTGGTTCCTGCTCGGCGCGCCATGTCCATCGACCCCATGGTCGCGCTGCGCAATGAGTGA
- a CDS encoding PadR family transcriptional regulator, protein MILRTLATMGPQHAYGIASRIEQVSGDQLNLNQGTIYPALIRLEQHGWTQASWGTTENNREAKYYAITKAGLKGLKEETNRWRQMSSVVEKLLAEEQ, encoded by the coding sequence ATGATTCTCCGCACTTTGGCTACGATGGGGCCTCAGCACGCGTACGGAATCGCCAGCCGGATTGAACAAGTTTCAGGGGACCAGTTAAACCTGAACCAAGGCACCATTTATCCGGCCCTTATCCGATTGGAACAGCACGGATGGACACAAGCTTCCTGGGGAACGACGGAGAACAACCGCGAAGCAAAGTACTACGCCATCACGAAAGCAGGATTGAAAGGGCTTAAAGAAGAGACGAATCGCTGGCGTCAGATGTCGAGTGTGGTCGAAAAGCTGTTGGCCGAGGAGCAATAA
- a CDS encoding sensor histidine kinase — MSSMATSRYFAYVFAILFFVATAAHGEHSKNVLVLHMENSHTPANAAASRAIQEVLGREPTVQIFEEYLDENRLGEDGATIADVFARKYAGQHFALIMTVGPPALEFLAQFGEQLWPSVPRVFADVDGRPAQLPPDTTGVYGFFRFAPTIDLALRLQPDVQHVFYIGGGAPWEIERRGIAQNEFRPYGGRLDFTYTNGLPLPQLLNQLSGLPPHSVVIYTTFFKDNEGNTFVTANLAPVIVAASNAPVYATLQGALGSGIVGGSLFDFGPQTHAAAKLGLKILRGTAATSLAVEEGPTNKVIVDWRQLKRWSIPESNVPPNATIMFRELTIWERYRRYLWIAAAVVIGQTLLLMVLLVQVRARQRANVAIRGLTMRLIHATEDERKRVASELHDDIGQRLSLLSAQLDSMVIRSGNEIESQELKECLHEVDALVTDVHDLSHQLHSSQVQHLGLDVALRNLCRSIAQRNNLNIAVECADLPPELRSDVSVCLYRIAQEALNNIVRHSGSDRVEISVSGAGDRVTMIVKDFGHGFEAAKSPAGLGLVTMEERLKAISGTFSVSSKLGVGTTISASLPLRDAVAGHDPEETQRDSAA, encoded by the coding sequence ATGTCATCCATGGCAACTAGCCGATATTTCGCCTACGTGTTCGCCATTTTGTTCTTCGTTGCCACCGCGGCTCACGGTGAGCATTCGAAGAATGTCCTTGTCCTGCACATGGAAAATTCACATACGCCTGCGAACGCCGCGGCATCCCGAGCGATCCAAGAGGTCCTGGGGCGAGAACCTACCGTTCAAATATTTGAAGAGTATCTTGATGAGAATCGCCTGGGCGAGGATGGTGCGACGATAGCCGATGTCTTTGCCCGCAAATATGCCGGACAACACTTCGCTCTCATCATGACCGTCGGGCCACCTGCACTCGAATTCCTTGCACAATTCGGGGAACAGCTCTGGCCGTCTGTTCCGAGAGTGTTTGCTGACGTCGATGGTAGGCCGGCGCAGCTTCCACCGGACACTACTGGCGTATACGGCTTCTTTCGCTTCGCGCCCACCATTGACTTGGCACTCCGACTGCAACCCGATGTGCAGCACGTCTTCTACATAGGAGGTGGCGCTCCCTGGGAGATTGAGCGCCGGGGTATTGCGCAGAACGAGTTCCGCCCTTACGGGGGACGACTGGACTTCACTTACACAAACGGTCTTCCTCTACCGCAACTTTTGAATCAACTCTCCGGTCTGCCTCCACACAGCGTTGTGATCTACACGACGTTCTTCAAAGACAACGAGGGGAATACATTCGTCACCGCAAACCTTGCGCCCGTGATTGTCGCCGCGTCGAATGCCCCGGTGTATGCGACCCTGCAGGGCGCTCTCGGTAGCGGAATTGTAGGGGGCAGCCTATTCGATTTTGGGCCGCAGACTCATGCAGCGGCTAAGCTCGGGCTGAAAATCCTTCGCGGCACCGCTGCCACTTCCTTGGCCGTTGAGGAGGGACCTACCAATAAGGTCATAGTTGACTGGCGGCAGCTGAAGCGATGGTCGATTCCAGAGAGTAACGTACCACCGAACGCCACGATCATGTTTCGCGAGCTCACCATATGGGAGCGCTACCGGCGCTACCTCTGGATCGCCGCTGCTGTGGTGATTGGTCAGACTCTGTTGCTGATGGTGTTGCTTGTCCAAGTGCGAGCCCGTCAACGCGCCAATGTGGCGATTCGTGGTCTGACGATGCGGTTGATTCATGCAACCGAGGATGAGCGTAAGCGCGTTGCCAGCGAACTGCATGACGATATTGGCCAGCGGCTTTCGCTATTGTCAGCACAGCTTGATTCCATGGTCATCCGATCTGGAAATGAAATCGAATCGCAAGAACTGAAGGAATGCCTTCACGAGGTAGATGCACTTGTTACGGACGTGCACGACCTCTCACACCAACTGCATTCCTCGCAGGTGCAGCATCTTGGCTTAGATGTTGCCCTGCGGAATCTATGCAGAAGCATCGCTCAGCGAAACAATCTGAACATCGCGGTGGAGTGTGCCGATCTCCCCCCGGAATTACGATCGGACGTCTCGGTCTGCCTCTACCGCATAGCGCAGGAAGCTTTAAACAACATCGTGCGCCACAGTGGTAGTGACCGGGTTGAAATAAGCGTTAGCGGAGCAGGAGATCGAGTCACGATGATCGTGAAAGACTTTGGCCATGGGTTCGAAGCAGCCAAATCTCCCGCAGGTCTTGGGCTTGTAACGATGGAGGAGCGCCTGAAGGCGATCTCCGGCACTTTTTCAGTGTCTTCTAAATTGGGGGTCGGCACCACGATCAGTGCTTCGCTACCCTTGCGCGACGCGGTTGCGGGGCACGATCCAGAAGAGACACAACGCGACTCCGCTGCATGA